A region from the Curtobacterium sp. MCBA15_012 genome encodes:
- a CDS encoding CsbD family protein — protein sequence MGLDDKIKNAAQDLAGKAKEALGNATHDDSKVAEGKKDQAAASAKQTGEDVKDVFKH from the coding sequence ATGGGACTCGACGACAAGATCAAGAACGCAGCGCAGGACCTCGCGGGCAAGGCGAAGGAAGCCCTGGGCAACGCGACCCACGACGACTCGAAGGTCGCCGAGGGCAAGAAGGACCAGGCCGCCGCGAGCGCCAAGCAGACCGGCGAGGACGTCAAGGACGTCTTCAAGCACTAG
- a CDS encoding Asp23/Gls24 family envelope stress response protein, with the protein MQHDPNARTQITEVDLPSELTTPLPEDAGPLVVAARTAAETALGVPGVHHLGGLVARAADRVRSQLGRSAGAPGVQVDEVDGTLDVTVSLVVTYPQPVQDVAAEVRRQVTAAVSQLGSGQPTTVDVRVLDVHGPFDDEPTPVDKAKEAVGDAVDRTKDAVAGAAETVREGAADVAERAKEVAQDAAATTREAAERAKDAAGDVADRARDAASDAADRTREAADDARGALSDAADRARETASDAADRAADASAEAGAAAKDAVGAAKDAVADASDEVRERASSAASAATDAAADAGAAASDAADAAADAVSDRGGAHRAEAHGDHAAAEDRVADALDDAADRIEDAADVVRDEAGSHRHDGGDADRP; encoded by the coding sequence ATGCAGCACGATCCGAACGCCCGGACGCAGATCACCGAGGTCGACCTGCCGTCCGAGCTGACCACCCCGCTCCCCGAGGACGCCGGGCCACTGGTGGTCGCCGCCCGCACCGCGGCGGAGACGGCGCTCGGCGTGCCGGGCGTCCACCACCTGGGCGGCCTCGTCGCCCGAGCCGCCGACCGCGTCCGTTCCCAGCTCGGGCGCTCGGCCGGGGCGCCCGGGGTGCAGGTCGACGAGGTCGACGGGACGCTCGACGTCACCGTGTCGCTCGTCGTCACCTACCCGCAGCCCGTGCAGGACGTCGCCGCCGAGGTCCGCCGCCAGGTGACCGCTGCCGTGTCCCAGCTCGGGTCCGGCCAGCCGACCACCGTCGACGTCCGCGTGCTCGACGTGCACGGTCCCTTCGACGACGAGCCCACCCCGGTCGACAAGGCGAAGGAGGCCGTCGGCGACGCCGTCGACCGCACGAAGGACGCCGTCGCCGGTGCCGCGGAGACCGTCCGCGAGGGCGCAGCGGACGTCGCCGAACGGGCGAAGGAGGTCGCACAGGACGCGGCCGCCACCACCCGTGAGGCAGCCGAGCGAGCGAAGGACGCCGCCGGTGACGTCGCCGACCGTGCTCGTGACGCCGCGTCCGACGCGGCCGACCGCACCCGCGAAGCCGCGGACGACGCGCGTGGGGCCCTCTCCGACGCCGCCGACCGTGCACGGGAGACCGCGTCCGACGCGGCCGACCGCGCCGCTGACGCGTCGGCCGAGGCCGGTGCGGCGGCGAAGGACGCCGTCGGTGCCGCGAAGGACGCCGTCGCTGACGCCTCGGACGAGGTGCGCGAGCGTGCATCGAGCGCCGCATCCGCCGCGACCGACGCCGCCGCCGACGCCGGTGCCGCTGCGTCCGACGCAGCCGACGCAGCCGCCGACGCCGTGTCCGACCGCGGTGGCGCGCACCGTGCCGAGGCGCACGGCGACCACGCCGCCGCCGAGGACCGGGTCGCCGATGCGCTCGACGACGCCGCAGACCGCATCGAGGACGCCGCGGACGTGGTCCGTGACGAGGCCGGGTCGCACCGCCACGACGGCGGCGACGCGGACCGCCCGTGA
- a CDS encoding MFS transporter permease has protein sequence MTSAWAGRRGSSLRRPRPRGVWIASGIGIVLVLAIALGAYLPLVGFLGGVTATTAGLVPFPFLRVTAVTLVGVVVVLALLLLALTRRHTVTTVLVVALTVLVSLAVTAYPVVTVAISSADRAGDVWPIVTELWQRFTG, from the coding sequence GTGACCTCCGCGTGGGCAGGGCGGCGGGGCTCCTCGCTCCGCCGCCCCCGGCCCCGCGGGGTCTGGATCGCGTCGGGCATCGGCATCGTCCTGGTGCTCGCGATCGCCCTCGGCGCCTACCTGCCGCTCGTGGGCTTCCTCGGCGGCGTGACGGCGACGACGGCCGGCCTGGTGCCGTTCCCGTTCCTGCGGGTCACGGCCGTCACCCTGGTCGGCGTCGTGGTCGTCCTGGCGCTGCTCCTGCTGGCCCTCACCCGTCGGCACACCGTCACCACGGTGCTCGTGGTGGCGCTCACGGTGCTGGTCAGCCTGGCCGTGACCGCCTACCCGGTCGTCACGGTGGCGATCTCGTCGGCCGACCGTGCCGGGGACGTCTGGCCGATCGTCACGGAGCTCTGGCAGCGCTTCACCGGCTGA
- a CDS encoding NAD(P)-dependent oxidoreductase produces the protein MLVTGASGFLGRATAAAVRDAGYAVRTFQRRASGVDGVTDVRGSTTDAEAVRRAVAGVDAVVHLAAKVSLAGDPADFARVNVDGTRLLLDAARAAGAGRFVFVSSPSVAHTGSSLVGVGAGPAEPDAARGDYARTKAAAELLALGADAPGFAVVAVRPHLVWGPGDTQLVGRIVDRARSGRLPLLDSGAALIDTLYVDNAASAMVAALEHAADDRVHGTAYVVTNGEPRPVGELLGGICRASGVPAPRVHVPAALARAAGSLVEAVWRVRPGEDEPPMTRFLAEQLSTAHWFDQRRTRRDLRWEPTVSIDEGLARLATHAHSG, from the coding sequence GTGCTGGTGACCGGCGCGAGCGGCTTCCTCGGTCGGGCGACCGCTGCGGCCGTGCGCGACGCCGGGTACGCCGTCCGCACGTTCCAGCGCCGGGCGTCCGGCGTCGACGGGGTGACCGACGTGCGGGGGAGCACGACCGACGCCGAGGCCGTGCGCCGTGCGGTCGCGGGTGTCGACGCGGTCGTGCACCTCGCCGCCAAGGTCTCGCTCGCGGGCGACCCGGCCGACTTCGCCCGGGTCAACGTCGACGGGACGCGGCTGCTGCTCGACGCCGCGCGCGCCGCCGGGGCCGGGCGGTTCGTGTTCGTCTCGTCACCCTCGGTCGCGCACACCGGATCGTCCCTCGTCGGCGTCGGCGCGGGACCCGCCGAGCCCGACGCCGCCCGCGGCGACTACGCCCGGACGAAGGCCGCCGCCGAACTGCTCGCACTCGGTGCCGACGCCCCCGGGTTCGCGGTCGTCGCGGTGCGCCCGCACCTGGTCTGGGGGCCGGGCGACACACAGCTCGTCGGACGGATCGTCGACCGGGCCCGGTCGGGGCGGCTGCCGCTGCTCGACTCCGGCGCGGCGCTCATCGACACGCTCTACGTCGACAACGCGGCCTCGGCGATGGTCGCGGCCCTCGAGCACGCGGCCGACGACCGGGTGCACGGCACCGCGTACGTCGTGACGAACGGCGAGCCGCGTCCGGTCGGGGAGCTCCTCGGCGGGATCTGCCGGGCGTCCGGGGTGCCGGCACCCCGCGTGCACGTCCCGGCGGCGCTCGCCCGGGCCGCCGGTTCGCTCGTCGAGGCCGTGTGGCGGGTGCGCCCGGGCGAGGACGAACCGCCGATGACGCGGTTCCTCGCCGAGCAGCTGTCCACGGCGCACTGGTTCGACCAGCGGCGGACCCGCCGGGACCTGCGGTGGGAGCCGACCGTGTCGATCGACGAGGGGCTCGCCCGCCTGGCGACGCACGCGCACTCCGGCTGA
- a CDS encoding alpha/beta fold hydrolase produces the protein MRSDLPRVAASTAPATLPPPLPGLDPAWSRLVTVPGGTDRTGGTDHPDRTWHLLDTAGSLDALGATPVGTLLCVHGNPTWSYLWRSVAAQTLAVARAGGPAWRVVAVDQLDMGFSERTGVQHRLADRVRDLGALTDVLGLTGPVVTVGHDWGGVVSLGWAVDHPGLLAGVVTCNTAVHQPEDAPIPAPLRLALRPQVLGRGTVLTPAFLETTLAIAHPRLDRPVADAYRAPYRGAARRGGIGGFVADIPVDAAHPSAAELDRIATGVAALRVPALLVWGPRDPVFLERYLDDLTARLPHADVHRFEGAGHLLPDDADVAGTLTDWLGDHLPDGRAPAGGEPRLPTDVPDHTADASRPLWAALEDQRDADGPALVEMAAPGGPRTVSWRLLARRVDEVAVGLADLGVRHGDRVSLLVTPGADLTAVLYACVRIGAVVVVADAGLGLRGLTRAVRGARPDWIVGALPGLAAARALGWPGRRIATVALPAPARRALRVEHSLAEVARRGARLLASGRTLPAAPSPEDPAAVLFTSGSTGPAKGVVYTHRQLAAVRDVLAAQYDVGVGTGLVAGFAPFALLGPALGARSVAPDMDVTAPRTLTARAVADAVRAVDATVVFLSPAALANVVATAGDLTATDREALAGVRLFLSAGAPVPEALLAAATELMPNASAHTPYGMTEGLLMTDVDLDGVRAAGDTSGSGICVGVPAAGVRVRIAPLDDLGVPSGTPTDAAGVTGEIVVAAPHVRDHYDRLWRTNRASRQGVDDPRGHRTGDVGHLDADGRLWVEGRLQHVVATARGVVTPVGPEQRIEAVDGVGRVGVAGVGPTGTQQVVAVVETVPPVRRPGLATASLATAVRAAAGVPLAAVLVVPVLPTDIRHNSKVDRARLSRWATSVLGGARMVRP, from the coding sequence GTGAGGTCCGACCTCCCGCGCGTCGCCGCCTCCACGGCTCCGGCGACGCTCCCGCCGCCCCTGCCCGGACTCGACCCGGCCTGGTCGCGGTTGGTCACCGTCCCGGGTGGCACGGACCGGACGGGAGGCACGGATCACCCGGACCGCACGTGGCACCTCCTCGACACGGCCGGCTCCCTCGACGCGCTCGGCGCGACCCCGGTGGGCACGCTGCTGTGCGTGCACGGCAACCCGACGTGGTCGTACCTGTGGCGGTCCGTCGCGGCGCAGACCCTCGCGGTCGCCCGCGCCGGCGGCCCGGCCTGGCGCGTCGTCGCGGTCGACCAGCTGGACATGGGGTTCTCGGAGCGCACCGGCGTGCAGCACCGCCTCGCCGACCGCGTGCGCGACCTCGGCGCCCTGACCGACGTGCTCGGGCTGACCGGTCCGGTCGTCACGGTCGGGCACGACTGGGGCGGTGTCGTCTCCCTCGGCTGGGCGGTCGACCACCCCGGGCTGCTCGCCGGGGTCGTCACGTGCAACACCGCCGTGCACCAGCCCGAGGACGCCCCGATCCCCGCTCCGCTCCGGCTCGCACTGCGGCCGCAGGTGCTCGGGCGCGGGACGGTCCTGACGCCGGCGTTCCTCGAGACGACGCTCGCGATCGCCCACCCCCGGCTCGACCGACCCGTCGCCGACGCCTACCGTGCGCCGTACCGCGGGGCCGCGCGCCGCGGGGGGATCGGCGGCTTCGTCGCGGACATCCCGGTCGACGCCGCGCACCCGAGCGCCGCCGAGCTCGACCGCATCGCGACCGGTGTCGCCGCCCTGCGGGTGCCCGCGCTCCTGGTGTGGGGGCCGCGCGACCCGGTGTTCCTGGAGCGCTACCTCGACGACCTCACGGCACGGCTGCCGCACGCCGACGTGCACCGCTTCGAGGGCGCCGGGCACCTGCTGCCCGACGACGCCGACGTGGCGGGCACGCTCACCGACTGGCTGGGCGACCACCTGCCGGACGGCCGCGCACCCGCCGGGGGCGAGCCGCGCCTCCCGACCGACGTCCCGGACCACACGGCCGACGCGAGCCGCCCGCTCTGGGCCGCACTCGAGGACCAGCGCGACGCCGACGGCCCCGCGCTCGTCGAGATGGCCGCCCCCGGCGGCCCCCGCACCGTGTCCTGGCGGCTGCTCGCGCGCCGTGTCGACGAGGTCGCGGTCGGGCTCGCCGACCTCGGTGTCCGCCACGGCGACCGCGTCTCGCTCCTCGTCACGCCGGGTGCCGACCTGACCGCGGTCCTGTACGCGTGCGTCCGGATCGGTGCCGTCGTCGTGGTCGCGGACGCGGGACTCGGGCTGCGCGGGCTCACGCGTGCCGTCCGCGGCGCGCGCCCGGACTGGATCGTCGGCGCGCTGCCCGGGCTGGCGGCGGCGCGCGCGCTCGGCTGGCCGGGGCGGCGGATCGCGACCGTCGCGCTGCCCGCACCCGCGCGTCGCGCGCTGCGGGTGGAGCACTCCCTCGCGGAGGTCGCACGCCGTGGTGCCCGGCTGCTCGCGTCCGGGCGGACCCTGCCGGCCGCACCGTCCCCCGAGGACCCCGCCGCCGTGCTCTTCACCTCCGGGTCGACCGGTCCCGCGAAGGGCGTCGTGTACACGCACCGGCAGCTCGCGGCCGTCCGCGACGTGCTCGCGGCGCAGTACGACGTCGGCGTCGGGACCGGACTCGTCGCGGGCTTCGCGCCGTTCGCGCTGCTCGGGCCGGCGCTCGGTGCACGGTCGGTCGCGCCGGACATGGACGTGACCGCACCCCGCACCCTCACCGCGCGGGCCGTGGCCGACGCCGTGCGCGCGGTCGACGCCACCGTGGTGTTCCTCTCGCCGGCCGCCCTGGCGAACGTGGTCGCGACCGCGGGTGACCTGACCGCGACCGACCGGGAGGCCCTCGCCGGGGTCCGGCTGTTCCTGTCGGCCGGCGCGCCGGTCCCCGAGGCGCTCCTCGCGGCGGCGACCGAGCTCATGCCGAACGCGAGTGCGCACACCCCCTACGGCATGACCGAGGGACTGCTCATGACCGACGTCGACCTGGACGGCGTGCGCGCCGCGGGCGACACCTCCGGGTCCGGCATCTGCGTCGGCGTCCCGGCGGCCGGGGTCCGGGTGCGCATCGCGCCGCTCGACGACCTCGGCGTCCCGAGCGGTACCCCCACGGACGCCGCGGGCGTCACGGGGGAGATCGTCGTCGCGGCGCCGCACGTCCGCGACCACTACGACCGGCTCTGGCGGACGAACCGGGCCTCGCGGCAGGGCGTCGACGACCCGCGCGGGCACCGCACCGGTGACGTCGGGCACCTCGACGCCGACGGCCGCCTCTGGGTCGAGGGCCGTCTGCAGCACGTCGTGGCCACCGCCCGTGGCGTCGTCACCCCGGTCGGCCCCGAGCAGCGGATCGAGGCCGTCGACGGCGTCGGCCGCGTCGGTGTCGCGGGCGTCGGCCCCACGGGGACGCAGCAGGTCGTCGCCGTGGTCGAGACCGTACCGCCCGTCCGTCGTCCGGGCCTCGCGACGGCGTCCCTCGCGACCGCGGTCCGGGCCGCCGCCGGGGTCCCGCTCGCCGCGGTGCTCGTCGTGCCCGTGCTGCCGACCGACATCCGGCACAACTCCAAGGTCGACCGTGCGCGCCTGTCCCGCTGGGCCACGTCGGTCCTCGGCGGTGCCCGGATGGTCCGACCGTGA